In the Carassius auratus strain Wakin chromosome 50, ASM336829v1, whole genome shotgun sequence genome, one interval contains:
- the LOC113067118 gene encoding achaete-scute homolog 1b-like, whose amino-acid sequence MDTAQSSCNASVILQECALPSASQSKVLKRQRSSSPELLRCKRRLTFNGLSYSIPQQQPVAVARRNERERNRVKQVNMGFQTLRQHVPNGAANKKMSKVETLRSAVEYIRALQQLLDEHDAISAAFQRGVPSPTLSNAYSADPESPHSSYSSDEGSYEHLSSEDQELLDFTTWFDRY is encoded by the coding sequence ATGGATACTGCTCAAAGTTCGTGCAACGCGTCCGTCATCCTgcaagagtgcgcgctcccgagCGCGAGCCAATCCAAGGTGCTGAAAAGACAGCGCTCGAGCTCACCGGAGCTGTTGCGCTGCAAGCGGAGACTCACGTTCAACGGGCTGAGCTACTCCATCCCGCAGCAGCAGCCCGTCGCGGTGGCGCGACGCAACGAGCGCGAGAGGAACCGCGTCAAACAGGTCAATATGGGATTCCAGACGCTGCGCCAGCACGTCCCCAACGGCGCAGCAAATAAGAAGATGAGCAAAGTGGAGACGCTCCGCTCCGCGGTGGAGTACATCCGCGCGTTGCAGCAGCTGTTGGACGAACACGACGCGATTTCAGCCGCGTTCCAGCGCGGAGTTCCGTCACCGACGCTCTCGAACGCGTACTCGGCCGATCCCGAGTCGCCACACTCCTCGTATTCATCCGATGAAGGGAGTTACGAGCACCTGAGCTCCGAGGACCAAGAGCTGCTGGACTTCACAACCTGGTTCGATCGCTACTGA